The proteins below come from a single Pseudochaenichthys georgianus chromosome 14, fPseGeo1.2, whole genome shotgun sequence genomic window:
- the LOC117458683 gene encoding ankyrin repeat domain-containing protein SOWAHA — MILTQESVLSLLIAEGGQVKKSDLVGKFKDSINCEDSAEKEQNKELFKTFVNNVAFVKEIDGVRYVIVRKTYQHFLDVAQTEQIRMEKSENKEIPQTGEQQRPHVQGEETGGSEEAAGGEISAVSEPDQEDKSELSDNPTEILYSIQQALQRSTFTSVRVKRVLNFEIQKQETNEDSRGSRVNEPTRIQSKPYALPLRMPPSTTMVQIRKLKLDPDDLPNSPKLDSFRNKRSSAETDNSISSPQLRRSVKSTKASEDQETRGPSLFPLEQAEHEWLVKCAAGHWSQVYGLLLRDSQLAEKRDFMSGFTALHWAAKCGNSEMLVNIIDLSRQGGVDIDINAKTHGGYTPLHIAALHDQEYIMAMLVGEHGADPKIRDNCGKKAYHYLHGGISETVREMLGEPKVQKAPDIVQIEKEELDLFPDLSKGLHSISRLFNPNVMGTKKKHKQRSGFYSLSEDPIEEREDSSLRQRVISDAFM, encoded by the coding sequence ATGATTTTGACGCAAGAATCCGTCCTTTCTCTGCTGATAGCGGAGGGGGGCCAAGTGAAGAAATCCGACTTGGTGGGTAAATTCAAAGACTCCATAAACTGCGAAGATTCCGCAGAGAAAGAACAGAACAAGGAGCTTTTCAAGACTTTCGTTAACAATGTCGCTTTCGTCAAAGAAATCGACGGTGTCCGGTACGTTATCGTCAGGAAAACGTATCAGCACTTCCTGGACGTTGCCCAGACCGAACAGATCCGTATGGAGAAGAGTGAAAATAAAGAGATCCCGCAGACAGGTGAGCAGCAGCGCCCACATGTGCAGGGTGAGGAGACTGGAGGCTCTGAGGAGGCAGCAGGAGGGGAGATATCAGCTGTTTCCGAGCCTGATCAAGAAGATAAAAGTGAATTAAGTGACAATCCTACCGAAATACTTTATTCTATACAGCAGGCACTGCAAAGAAGCACATTTACGAGTGTTAGAGTTAAAAGAGTGCTAAACTTTGAGATCCAGAAGCAGGAAACAAATGAAGATTCAAGAGGAAGCAGGGTAAATGAGCCCACCAGGATCCAGAGCAAACCATATGCCTTACCTCTGAGGATGCCACCCAGCACTACAATGGTGCAGATCCGAAAACTAAAATTAGACCCAGATGATCTTCCTAACAGCCCGAAGCTGGACTCCTTCAGGAACAAGAGAAGTTCAGCGGAGACGGACAATAGCATTAGCTCGCCCCAGCTGAGGAGGTCAGTGAAGAGCACCAAGGCGTCAGAGGATCAGGAGACAAGGggcccctctctgtttcccttGGAGCAAGCTGAGCATGAATGGCTGGTCAAGTGTGCCGCCGGCCACTGGAGCCAAGTTTACGGCCTGCTGCTGAGAGACAGCCAACTGGCCGAGAAGAGGGACTTCATGTCAGGGTTCACCGCTCTGCACTGGGCAGCCAAATGTGGGAACAGTGAAATGCTTGTGAATATTATTGACCTATCCAGGCAAGGAGGAGTGGACATTGACATTAATGCGAAAACACATGGAGGTTACACTCCGTTGCACATTGCCGCTTTGCATGATCAGGAGTACATCATGGCCATGCTGGTGGGGGAACACGGTGCCGATCCAAAAATTAGGGACAACTGCGGAAAGAAGGCCTACCACTATCTGCACGGGGGCATCTCTGAGACAGTGAGAGAGATGCTGGGTGAACCCAAAGTTCAAAAGGCTCCGGACATAGTGCAGATTGAGAAAGAAGAGCTGGATCTGTTCCCGGATCTCTCAAAGGGCCTGCATTCAATAAGCCGCCTCTTCAATCCCAATGTCATGGGCACCAAGAAGAAGCACAAGCAGAGGTCAGGATTTTACTCCCTGAGCGAAGACCCCATCGAGGAACGAGAAGACAGCAGCTTGAGACAGAGAGTCATATCAGATGCTTTTATGTAA